Part of the Halococcus saccharolyticus DSM 5350 genome is shown below.
GAGTCCGTTGCCGCTGGCGGTATCGCGCTCGGTCGCGCTCTGGACGGCACGGGCTGCGATGGTTTCGGCGTCGTCGACGCTCATCCCCTCGTCGTACTCCTGTTCGAGTACCCCGAGAGCGAACGGCGATCCCGACCCGCTCACGGCGTAGTCCTCCGCCATCACGCTGCCGCCGGGGCCGATGCTATAGACGTGGCTGCCGTCGTCGTCGACGCCGCCGAGCACCGGTTGGACGATGTGAAAGTTCCCGCTCCGCAGGAGGTTCGCAGTGAGGTTCGCGAGCGCTTCCAGACTCATTCCCGTATCGCGACGGGTTTCGTAGAGGCGAACCTCTGCTTGCAGCGAGTTCACGAGCGACTGGGCCGCGCTCACGCTGCCGGCGATGGTGAGCGCCGCCGTCGGATGGACTTCGAGAACTTTCCGGGCATCTTTGCTTGCCACCATGTTCCCGGCGCTC
Proteins encoded:
- the psmB gene encoding archaeal proteasome endopeptidase complex subunit beta is translated as MNDDSHPVRGTDIEANATASEFGVPSKGTGNGEELKTGTTTVGLTAEGGVVLAADMRASAGNMVASKDARKVLEVHPTAALTIAGSVSAAQSLVNSLQAEVRLYETRRDTGMSLEALANLTANLLRSGNFHIVQPVLGGVDDDGSHVYSIGPGGSVMAEDYAVSGSGSPFALGVLEQEYDEGMSVDDAETIAARAVQSATERDTASGNGLTLATITADGVTIDTYESVESAL